One part of the Anaerolineales bacterium genome encodes these proteins:
- a CDS encoding DUF348 domain-containing protein, translated as MKLKRIHWLALGGLLLAAIAVGAYALQTRTVTVLADGRVQQISTRALTVSSALAELGIQLHSQDGVTPARWMPLRSDQVIAVQRAARVQLYADGQRFTATTGEKDPAEVLDALGVELGPADTLLLAGQPLPAGQPLPEAAVLVLEVRRPHIVTLQMDDQTQQFQSSAATLGEALTQNGVELSNADRLSPAPETPLDGALSATLVRARPLTILLGERSLALHSAAASVGEALAQAGIALVGEDYSRPAEDQAVPQDGSIRVVRVTETVQLVQEIIPHATQWQPDATADLDTISVVQLGQDGVQASRVRVRYEDGVEVDRQTEAERVLVQPLDQINGYGTNIVIRTAVVDGITIEYYRAIQVYATSYSPCRSGVPNQCFHGTSHGLGSPRRGIIATWYNWYIALGGHTVYVPGYGAGIIADVGAYRDRSVPWIDLAFTDADYEPWATYVTLYFTTPVPPDVPLVWPP; from the coding sequence ATGAAGTTGAAGCGCATTCATTGGCTCGCCCTCGGCGGCCTGCTGTTGGCCGCCATCGCTGTGGGCGCCTATGCCTTGCAGACCCGCACGGTCACCGTGCTGGCCGATGGCCGCGTCCAGCAGATCAGCACCCGCGCCCTCACCGTTAGCAGTGCCCTGGCCGAGCTCGGCATCCAGCTCCACAGCCAGGACGGCGTGACCCCTGCCCGCTGGATGCCTTTGCGCAGTGACCAGGTCATCGCCGTGCAGCGCGCCGCCCGCGTCCAGCTCTACGCCGACGGGCAGCGCTTCACCGCCACCACCGGGGAGAAAGACCCCGCCGAGGTACTCGACGCCCTTGGCGTCGAGCTCGGCCCCGCTGATACTCTGCTGCTGGCCGGGCAGCCGCTGCCCGCCGGGCAGCCGCTGCCGGAGGCCGCCGTGCTGGTGCTTGAAGTCCGCCGCCCGCATATCGTGACCCTCCAGATGGACGACCAGACCCAGCAGTTCCAAAGTTCGGCCGCCACCCTGGGCGAAGCCCTGACGCAAAACGGTGTTGAGTTGAGCAACGCTGACCGCCTCAGCCCCGCGCCCGAAACCCCGCTGGATGGCGCGCTCAGCGCCACGCTCGTGCGCGCTCGCCCGCTCACCATCCTGCTTGGCGAGCGCAGCCTGGCGCTGCACAGCGCCGCCGCCAGCGTGGGCGAAGCCCTGGCCCAGGCTGGCATTGCCCTGGTGGGCGAGGATTACAGCCGGCCCGCCGAAGACCAGGCGGTGCCGCAGGATGGCAGTATCCGTGTGGTGCGCGTCACCGAAACAGTCCAGCTGGTGCAAGAGATCATTCCCCACGCCACCCAATGGCAGCCGGATGCCACCGCCGATCTCGACACCATCTCAGTTGTCCAGTTGGGGCAGGATGGCGTGCAGGCCAGCCGCGTGCGTGTGCGCTACGAGGACGGCGTCGAAGTCGACCGCCAGACGGAAGCCGAGCGCGTGCTGGTGCAGCCGCTCGACCAGATCAATGGCTATGGCACCAACATCGTCATCCGCACCGCCGTGGTGGATGGCATCACCATCGAGTATTACCGCGCCATCCAGGTCTACGCCACTTCGTATTCGCCTTGTCGCTCTGGTGTGCCCAATCAATGCTTCCACGGCACTTCGCACGGTCTGGGTTCACCTCGCCGCGGCATCATTGCCACTTGGTACAACTGGTACATTGCCCTCGGTGGTCACACAGTCTATGTGCCCGGCTACGGCGCCGGCATCATCGCCGACGTGGGCGCCTACCGTGACCGCAGCGTGCCCTGGATCGATCTCGCTTTCACCGACGCCGACTACGAGCCCTGGGCCACTTACGTCACTCTCTACTTCACCACCCCCGTGCCGCCAGACGTGCCGCTGGTCTGGCCGCCATAA
- a CDS encoding cytochrome c — protein MRRILAFTFFALLAALCLVAAGRAWSAQVVGDAVRGGRIYDNWIVTVDQPAPTASHPLWQTQENNRRSGAVTWLCTECHGWDYKGADGAYGLYSSHYTGFTGVLGMVGASQQDVLEWFNGTANTSHDFGRYFDATSIMDLVAFLRTRQIDTNLLIDRFTGRSLGDPQQGAGLYESTCASCHGDQGAEINFGTDADPLYLADMTVVDPWRSVHKIRFGTPLDLRMPATEELGWSLTRVADVLAYAQTLQRGNPSLRPFSASATGPVLESQGNIRPLVWASSILLLIVLAGVAYDFYQQRNPTPQTRNGGSQPKTGKTSHKH, from the coding sequence ATGAGACGTATCCTGGCCTTTACCTTCTTTGCCTTGCTGGCTGCACTGTGCCTTGTGGCCGCCGGGCGCGCCTGGTCGGCCCAGGTGGTGGGCGATGCCGTGCGGGGGGGCCGTATCTACGACAACTGGATCGTTACCGTAGACCAGCCAGCCCCCACAGCCAGTCACCCCCTCTGGCAGACCCAGGAAAACAACCGCCGCAGCGGCGCCGTCACCTGGCTGTGCACCGAATGCCACGGCTGGGACTATAAGGGCGCTGATGGCGCCTACGGCCTGTACTCCAGCCACTACACCGGCTTCACCGGCGTTCTGGGCATGGTCGGCGCCAGCCAACAGGATGTGCTCGAATGGTTCAACGGCACCGCCAACACCTCGCATGACTTTGGCCGCTATTTTGATGCCACCTCCATAATGGACCTGGTGGCATTTCTGCGCACCCGCCAGATCGATACCAACCTGCTCATCGATCGCTTCACCGGCCGTTCACTGGGCGATCCGCAACAAGGAGCCGGTCTCTACGAGAGCACCTGCGCCAGCTGCCACGGCGATCAGGGTGCCGAGATCAACTTCGGCACCGACGCAGACCCGCTCTACCTGGCGGATATGACCGTCGTAGACCCCTGGCGCAGCGTGCACAAGATCCGCTTCGGCACCCCGCTCGACTTGCGTATGCCCGCCACCGAAGAGCTGGGCTGGTCGCTCACTCGCGTGGCCGACGTGCTGGCCTATGCCCAGACCCTGCAGCGCGGCAATCCCTCGCTGCGGCCGTTCAGCGCCTCGGCCACCGGTCCGGTGCTCGAGAGCCAGGGCAACATCCGCCCGCTGGTCTGGGCATCTTCGATCCTGCTGCTGATCGTGCTCGCTGGCGTGGCGTACGACTTTTACCAGCAGCGCAACCCCACGCCGCAGACCCGCAATGGCGGCAGCCAGCCCAAAACAGGCAAAACCAGCCACAAACATTGA
- a CDS encoding c-type cytochrome, whose product MKRVQLEIVLGTIFVLLSAAIVIILGIREPQRLADYVLQQRGRQIEFGAAVFQNNCTACHGSQGQGITGIAPSLRDEHFFTERLSEIGWGSTLEDYIVSVVTTGRQVSTRPQYVGGGTPAMPTWSERFGGPLRDDQIRAVAAFIMNFEQYALGELPTPVAIGPVVDESTPEGRGQALFTQAGCVACHTIQGISTATVGPALDGLAGRAGNTVSGLTAEEYIHESIVDPNAHIVSGYSPDVMPQNFAEILTEEQINDLVAFLMDRTQ is encoded by the coding sequence ATGAAACGCGTTCAACTCGAGATCGTACTCGGCACCATCTTCGTCCTGCTCAGCGCGGCCATCGTCATCATTCTGGGCATCCGCGAACCGCAACGCCTGGCAGACTATGTCTTGCAGCAGCGCGGCCGCCAGATCGAATTTGGCGCCGCCGTCTTCCAGAACAACTGCACCGCCTGCCATGGCAGCCAGGGGCAGGGCATCACCGGCATCGCTCCCAGCCTGCGCGATGAGCACTTCTTCACTGAGCGCTTGTCTGAGATCGGCTGGGGCAGCACCCTGGAGGACTACATCGTCTCTGTGGTCACCACCGGTCGCCAGGTGTCCACCCGCCCGCAGTACGTGGGCGGCGGCACCCCGGCCATGCCCACCTGGTCTGAGCGTTTCGGCGGCCCCCTGCGTGATGACCAGATCCGCGCCGTTGCCGCCTTCATCATGAACTTTGAGCAGTACGCCCTCGGCGAACTGCCCACGCCCGTCGCCATCGGCCCGGTCGTGGACGAGTCCACGCCGGAAGGCCGCGGCCAGGCCCTCTTCACCCAGGCCGGCTGTGTCGCCTGTCACACCATCCAGGGCATCAGCACCGCCACGGTTGGCCCGGCCCTCGACGGCCTGGCCGGCCGCGCCGGCAACACCGTCTCGGGCCTCACCGCCGAGGAGTACATCCACGAATCCATCGTGGATCCGAATGCGCACATCGTTTCCGGCTACAGCCCGGATGTGATGCCCCAGAACTTCGCCGAGATCCTGACCGAAGAGCAGATCAACGACCTGGTCGCCTTCCTCATGGATCGCACGCAATAA
- a CDS encoding cytochrome bc complex cytochrome b subunit, translating to MTFINNILKRLNYTQLPPRGEWKEFIFKLIDERVRIITAGLNLRELRAIMRGDPPTEKPNPRYKVITTSFVAHLRPRYYPQAATWFTHTFRLGFFVTFFFVVETITGIVLMAYYVPYPDQAYGSVLAIESNVFFGELMRDIHRLGAEAMVAFSWLHLLRTYFTGSYKGPRSFTWLTGVILLAITAWLSFTGYLLPWDQLSYWAVTVGTSITESGPIVGPTLNLVMRGAPDIGAGGLLRFYLQHVILFPLLAILFISIHYYKVSREHSISLPAVVEELELPPDKKKEYNRRIDLIPDLLSHEIFLIALGTFVMLAILYFRWFHSPLETHANPQSTPLDTKAPWYFWWLQGILKIDPANILENMLNPILQPLLGLFGIEFTLELSKLLDSKFIMGLIVPPVLVVILAFLPYIDKNPSRLSSKRPFAIAWGIGWIFIMLALSYMGLPEYGIETPAATRVIQDLAPEEGEGPLREIPYAELEYAHGVYTVGEDYGRDLCPGLAYQPDHDKPEDVVIGCPHLTAVFEQFGERLRVAEADGRLPDLVARIVVEQFQPGMVRVTPQVEWSDPETGEPKAYEHTYFLHENRVLGSH from the coding sequence ATGACCTTCATCAATAACATTCTCAAGCGACTCAATTACACGCAGCTCCCGCCCCGCGGTGAGTGGAAAGAGTTCATCTTCAAGCTGATCGATGAGCGCGTCCGCATCATCACCGCCGGCCTTAACCTGCGTGAGCTGCGCGCCATCATGCGTGGTGACCCGCCGACCGAGAAGCCGAACCCGCGCTACAAGGTCATCACCACCAGCTTCGTGGCCCACTTGCGCCCGCGCTATTACCCGCAGGCCGCCACCTGGTTCACGCACACCTTCCGCCTCGGTTTCTTCGTCACCTTCTTCTTCGTGGTCGAAACCATCACCGGCATTGTGCTCATGGCCTACTACGTACCGTACCCTGACCAGGCGTACGGCTCCGTGCTGGCCATCGAGAGCAATGTCTTCTTCGGCGAGCTGATGCGTGACATCCATCGCCTGGGCGCTGAGGCCATGGTGGCCTTCAGCTGGCTGCACTTGCTGCGCACCTACTTCACCGGCTCCTACAAGGGGCCGCGCTCCTTCACCTGGCTGACCGGCGTTATCTTGCTGGCCATCACCGCCTGGCTCAGCTTCACCGGTTACCTGCTGCCGTGGGACCAGTTGTCCTACTGGGCGGTGACGGTGGGTACCTCCATCACCGAGTCTGGCCCCATCGTTGGCCCAACGCTTAACCTGGTGATGCGTGGCGCGCCAGACATTGGCGCGGGCGGTCTGTTGCGTTTCTATTTGCAACACGTCATCCTCTTCCCGTTGCTGGCCATCCTGTTCATCAGCATCCACTACTACAAGGTTTCGCGTGAGCACAGCATCTCGCTGCCCGCTGTAGTAGAAGAGCTAGAGCTGCCGCCTGACAAGAAGAAGGAGTACAACCGCCGCATTGACCTCATCCCTGATCTGCTCAGCCATGAGATTTTCCTCATCGCCCTGGGCACTTTCGTGATGCTGGCCATCCTCTACTTCCGCTGGTTCCATTCCCCTCTGGAGACGCACGCCAACCCGCAGAGCACGCCGCTGGATACCAAAGCGCCGTGGTACTTCTGGTGGCTGCAAGGCATCCTTAAGATCGACCCTGCTAACATCCTCGAGAACATGCTCAACCCCATCCTCCAGCCGCTCCTGGGCCTGTTTGGGATCGAATTCACCCTGGAGCTGAGCAAGCTGCTCGACTCCAAGTTCATCATGGGCCTGATCGTGCCGCCCGTGTTGGTCGTCATCCTGGCCTTCCTGCCGTACATCGACAAGAACCCGTCACGCCTCTCCAGCAAGCGTCCGTTCGCCATTGCCTGGGGTATCGGCTGGATCTTCATCATGCTCGCCCTCAGTTACATGGGCTTGCCTGAATACGGTATCGAAACCCCCGCCGCCACCCGCGTGATTCAGGACCTTGCGCCGGAAGAGGGCGAAGGCCCCCTGCGTGAGATACCCTACGCAGAGCTTGAATATGCCCACGGTGTCTACACAGTGGGTGAGGACTACGGGCGTGACCTGTGTCCGGGCTTGGCCTACCAGCCTGACCATGACAAGCCTGAAGACGTCGTCATCGGCTGCCCGCATCTGACCGCTGTGTTCGAGCAGTTCGGTGAGCGCTTGCGTGTCGCTGAAGCGGACGGCCGCCTGCCTGACTTGGTGGCCCGCATCGTCGTCGAGCAGTTCCAGCCCGGCATGGTGCGCGTTACCCCGCAGGTGGAATGGTCTGACCCTGAAACCGGCGAGCCCAAGGCCTACGAACATACATACTTCCTGCATGAGAACCGCGTTCTGGGTTCCCATTAG
- a CDS encoding Rieske 2Fe-2S domain-containing protein: protein MTQAAVPTGQTENAPPEEQANPPLNRREFLNIAWLASLGFLTVALGGGAVIFGIPRFREGEFGGMFTVGRVADLPPQDAGPANYPKVKLWISNSAEGLTALYKVCVHLGCIYGWSDQETKFICPCHGSQYAQNGDYILGPAPRSLDRFVITIEDENGNILAQTPEDGGPVAIPNNPNAIVRVNTGAKILGEVHG from the coding sequence ATGACCCAAGCTGCCGTTCCCACCGGCCAAACTGAAAACGCTCCACCGGAAGAGCAAGCCAACCCGCCGTTGAACCGCCGGGAGTTCCTGAACATTGCCTGGCTGGCCTCTTTGGGCTTCTTGACAGTTGCCCTGGGTGGCGGTGCGGTGATTTTTGGTATCCCGCGCTTCCGTGAAGGCGAGTTTGGCGGCATGTTCACCGTTGGCCGCGTGGCGGATCTTCCTCCGCAGGACGCCGGCCCGGCCAACTATCCCAAGGTGAAACTGTGGATCTCCAACAGCGCTGAGGGCCTTACCGCGCTGTACAAGGTGTGTGTGCACCTGGGCTGTATCTACGGTTGGAGTGACCAGGAGACCAAGTTCATCTGTCCCTGCCACGGCTCCCAGTACGCCCAGAATGGCGACTACATCCTAGGCCCCGCGCCGCGCAGCCTTGACCGCTTCGTCATCACCATTGAAGACGAGAACGGCAACATCCTCGCCCAAACCCCTGAGGACGGCGGCCCGGTCGCCATCCCCAATAACCCGAATGCGATTGTGCGCGTAAACACTGGCGCCAAGATCCTTGGCGAAGTTCACGGCTAA
- a CDS encoding zinc-binding dehydrogenase yields MKAVYFEQHGGPEVLQYGERPTPQPAPGWVRVRVHAAALNHADLFVRAGWPGIKLALPHILGADGAGVVDALGEGVTGWQPGQRVVINASICMEEDSFTRSGQENLCRHWELLGESLPGTYAEYVCVPASNLLAVPDGFPAADAAAAALVYVTAWHSLVRRGQLQRGETLLIVGASGGVNTASIQIGKHLGLRVIVVGSDVDKLALARSLGADEVIDRSQEDWSKAAYLLTEKRGVDAVVDNVGTTFMQSLRTLRKGGRLLTVGNTGAPKFEIDNRFIFSKHLSILGSTMGTFKDFADVMALVFAGELKPVVDRSYPLAEAAAAHERMEAGGQMGKIVLEVSAQ; encoded by the coding sequence ATGAAAGCAGTCTACTTTGAGCAACATGGCGGGCCGGAAGTGCTGCAATACGGCGAGCGCCCCACCCCGCAGCCCGCGCCCGGCTGGGTGCGGGTGCGAGTGCACGCGGCGGCGCTTAACCATGCTGACCTGTTCGTGCGGGCTGGCTGGCCGGGCATCAAGCTGGCCCTGCCGCACATCCTGGGGGCGGATGGCGCCGGCGTAGTGGACGCCCTGGGCGAAGGCGTTACCGGCTGGCAACCCGGCCAACGTGTGGTGATCAACGCCAGTATCTGTATGGAAGAAGACAGCTTCACACGCAGCGGCCAGGAGAATTTGTGCCGCCATTGGGAACTGCTGGGTGAGAGCCTGCCGGGCACTTATGCCGAATATGTATGTGTGCCGGCCAGCAATCTGCTGGCGGTGCCGGATGGCTTCCCGGCTGCGGATGCGGCCGCGGCGGCGCTGGTGTACGTGACCGCCTGGCACTCGTTGGTACGCCGCGGGCAGCTGCAACGCGGCGAGACGCTGCTGATCGTGGGCGCATCCGGCGGGGTGAACACGGCCAGCATCCAGATCGGCAAGCACCTGGGGCTGCGCGTGATCGTGGTGGGCTCGGATGTGGACAAGCTGGCGCTGGCGCGCAGCCTGGGGGCGGACGAGGTGATCGACCGCAGTCAGGAGGACTGGAGCAAGGCCGCTTACCTGCTGACCGAGAAGCGCGGCGTGGACGCGGTGGTGGACAATGTGGGCACCACGTTCATGCAAAGCCTGCGCACGCTGCGCAAAGGCGGCCGCCTGCTGACGGTGGGCAACACGGGCGCGCCGAAGTTTGAAATTGATAATCGCTTTATCTTCAGCAAGCACTTGAGCATCCTGGGCTCGACGATGGGCACCTTCAAAGATTTTGCGGATGTGATGGCACTGGTATTTGCCGGCGAACTGAAGCCCGTGGTGGACCGCAGCTACCCGCTGGCGGAGGCGGCCGCGGCGCACGAGCGCATGGAGGCGGGTGGGC